DNA sequence from the Podospora pseudocomata strain CBS 415.72m chromosome 2 map unlocalized CBS415.72m_2.2, whole genome shotgun sequence genome:
gatggggagaagaaggttgaaGGTGGcgagaaggaagaaaagcgcgaggaagaagtcctcacaccaccacacacacccctCGACTACAAGATCCCCGACGACATCTTCCTCGCAGCCAAGAAAGCCCCCGAGGGCTCACCGAAATCCTACTGGAGCTACCAAATGTACCGGGGGCCTCAAAATCAAAGGCCAAAGGTCCATTACTGCACCACCCAGACCGTCGCCGAGCGCGTCATCCAGAGATATTTCCTCAACGAGCCACTGTTAGGATTCGACCTTGAATGGATGGCAGACGCTCTGCCATGGCACGGGGCGAGAAAAAACGTCTCGCTTATACAAATCGCGTCACCAACCCGGATTGCCCTTTTTCATGTGGCCCTCTATCCTAAAAGTAAACCCCTCGCCACGCCTCTTTTGAAGAAGATATTGGAGGATCCAAAAATCACCAAAGTCGGCGTTTGGATCATGGGCGACGCCGGTAAAGTGCAAAAGTATCTCAAGATCACCCCGAGGGGACTGTTCGAACTGAGCCACTTGTACAAGCTGGTCAAATATTGCGAGAGCGGGGAGCACAGcctcatcaacaagaagCTGGTCAGTCTTGGGAAGCAAGCCGAGGAGGTGTTAAAGCTGCCATTATACAAAGAACTTGATGTTCGAACAAGCAACTGGTTACAGTCGCTGCGGCTCGATCAAATCATATGTAAgccccccaccgcctcctttTGCTCTACTTTTCCAAAACTAACACCTCCCGGCAGACTCAGCCTCAGACGCCTACGCCGGCGTCCAAATCTACTCCATGCTCAACCACCAACGCCTCCAACTCTCCcctgccctccctcccaccccgccgAACTCAAACTCCCTATTGAATTCCCTGATCACaccgtcctccccccctcgacAGAAACGGACGAAATAGAAATGACGCCCGCCGAAGCCGTATCCGATCCaaaactcaccaccaccaccaccaccaccaccaccaccaccaccaccaccaccaaaaagccACGGGgatcctccaccttcaaaaAGGAAAAGCACCCCCTCGTCCGCGAAGCCGACATGTGGCTAGCACAATACTTtgtctcccacccccaaccggCAAACGCCACCAGCGCCACGGCCGTCATGCCCTCCCACCTGAGGGCGTATTACATCTGGCATCACAACCCAGAGCAGAGCATACAAGACATCTGCGCCCTGCTCCGCGACCCGCCGCTGCAGGTGGCGACGGTGGAGAATTACATCTTCAAGGCTATCAAGCGGGCTGGTGTGCAGTATGACAAGGCGAGGGTAATCGAGATGCTGGAAGCGAAAAGGCAGGCTGCGGCACCGGGGGCGAAGTTTTTCGAGCCCGAGTTTCTAAGcaagttgaaggaggaggaggcggcgatggaggagacggtgatggaggagacgaggagggaggatagTGTTGTTGTGTAAAATGGGCTATACAATACAACAAAAGGTTGgcagagaaggagaagcgtGTTTGGAAAAGAAAGTTTAAAACTGAGAACAAAGTCTATGATATGAATGGGGAAACAGAACGTTTCGCCTCGGGGGGCCCTAGAAAATAGGCATAACATCACTATGGAGACACCATTGACCTCGATCACGATAATAACAAATCACATCAAACCAGATGCAAAAACAACCCACAATTCAAACTTGGTATACATTTCAAATAATCAACCACCTACTATGGGTATAACCTCCCTCTtactatctctctctcttcttccccttcatcacctccttgctccctccccctacTCCCTAACCACATCCCTCCCCCGATTAACCTGCACCTTcttatcctcccccccgctcAAAATCCCCAACTCCCTATCCCACACAACCCCAAACACcttcgccccctccccagcaacactcttcttcttcccctgcctgctctccctctcaaaaACATAAACCGGCTCGCTCACAttacccccccccccccttcgcTCTCCCCCCCACTAGCAGGCCTCACGCTCCTCAAGTCCCAAATCCTGCACGTCCCGTCGTGGCTCCCGCTCACAAGCGAGTATTCGTTTTCCGGATTGGCCGCCAAAGCGACAACCTTGTTCGTGTGCCCTCTCAGCGTCATCACGCTCGTCGTAGCAGCAGAGGCGCGGGGGTCGACGAGCGTGATGTGTCTTGCCGACGTGCCGACAGCAAGCAGGGGTGCGCCGTTCGATCTTGGAATAGCGCACAACGACAGCAGAGAGTGAGAaagggtgaggttggcaaCGACAGAGCCAGTGGTCAAGTCGAGCGTCTTGACCGTGTGGTCTTGCGAGACGGAGTAGCCTACTGTGTGGTCTCTTGGGTCAAAGACGGCAGCTGTGGCGGGGGCGTTGTGGATTTGcatgaggaagagagggcCACgctggggggtggtgacagAAGAGGCAACCTTCCTCCGCTTGGAAGTGTGCGCGttagggaggagggaggcgtcGGCCtcaggggaggaggacttgGAGGCGGACCAGAGAGCGACGGAGCCGTCGGCGGATGCGGTGAGGAGGCGCTTGGAGGGGCCGTGGACTTCGAGAGAGTCGACGCTGGCGCGGTGACCGTAGAGCTCGAGGGTGGGCTTGAGTTCTGCTTGGCCTGAGGCGCCCGGGTCGGTGTACTTCCACACTCGGACTGATCTGTCCATGCCGGTCGAGGCGATCTgagtggaggagatgaaCTTGGCGGCTTTGATGCTGGCGGAGTGACCGCCGTGGCTGGCCGAGGGGGCGGTAACGAGGACCTCACCCGAGGCATTCCATATTCTGAGGAGACCGTCGTAGCTGGCCGAGAGGATCCTTTCTTGGCCGCGGGAGAAGTTCTCGCCTGACCAGCGGCCGGCGGGGGATGTGGCAGTGAGGGCATCAACAGATGAAACCCAATCGTCATGCTCGAACGAGGCTTCGAATACGGGGGGTATTAAGGAGCGGACGTATTGGAGTGTGAGGTTCGTTTCGAGGGACAGGCCCTCAGAGTTGAGGTAGTCTTCGAGGCTGGACCGGAGGAAGCTGCCGTTGACGAGGAAGTCGAAGGGGATGGAGCCTGAATCGAGCATCAGGTCCGAGTTGAGAATACGAGAGAGGCCATAGCGGCGGATATCGGCGGGAACGAGGAGTtgtctcttctcttctgggagctggagatCGGcttcgttggtggtgaaggtcACCTTGACCTGGGCGCCGGGCGCATCGTTCATTGGCTCGTCCATTGTGGTTATCTGAGGGTGTGGATGGTTGAAGAGGGAATCAATTGGACCTGCTCTAGAGGTACTGGAGAAGATCGGGTCAAAACAGAGGGCTAATAATGAAAGATGTCGAGTTATGGTCCTCTGGTGCAAAAATCAAGCTACTGTTGCAGGGATCGCATTCAGTctcaagtttttttttttgtcccTGCAGCTCGAGTTCAGCGATTTGAAACCCCACGGCAGGCTTATCTTATCGCAAGCCTTATTTAGCGGGGCACCTTTTTGGGCCAGAACTCAATTAATTACAGGCCATCAGGACGCGTCTACCGCGTCTGCGCGTCTTGCTAAGTTGGGCTTTGAATCTCCAGTGCATGTTCTCGGCGACCCAGAAACACCAGACAGTAACCTGAAAGTGCATCAGGAACAGCCCATCATGGTGAAGCTCGAAGATATTGCCGGTCTCGGTCTGCTACAGGCACCACCAAAGTAGGAGCAAGTCTCTCATCAATTCCAATGAAAAACATCACTAACTTGTGCGCCCTAGAACCGACTTCAAGAACACCGACCTGGAGAGAGCCCC
Encoded proteins:
- a CDS encoding uncharacterized protein (EggNog:ENOG503NXUW; COG:L) — translated: MGGRNQQVWDSSRGVVFAGQSRGFTTSLMRPTEAGERTTVERETFEKSVEEGGEVAEERVEVKVEKVETVGVTGEEGQEKAEDGEKKVEGGEKEEKREEEVLTPPHTPLDYKIPDDIFLAAKKAPEGSPKSYWSYQMYRGPQNQRPKVHYCTTQTVAERVIQRYFLNEPLLGFDLEWMADALPWHGARKNVSLIQIASPTRIALFHVALYPKSKPLATPLLKKILEDPKITKVGVWIMGDAGKVQKYLKITPRGLFELSHLYKLVKYCESGEHSLINKKLVSLGKQAEEVLKLPLYKELDVRTSNWLQSLRLDQIICKPPTASFCSTFPKLTPPGRLSLRRLRRRPNLLHAQPPTPPTLPCPPSHPAELKLPIEFPDHTVLPPSTETDEIEMTPAEAVSDPKLTTTTTTTTTTTTTTTKKPRGSSTFKKEKHPLVREADMWLAQYFVSHPQPANATSATAVMPSHLRAYYIWHHNPEQSIQDICALLRDPPLQVATVENYIFKAIKRAGVQYDKARVIEMLEAKRQAAAPGAKFFEPEFLSKLKEEEAAMEETVMEETRREDSVVV
- the YTM1_2 gene encoding ribosome biogenesis protein ytm1 (COG:A; EggNog:ENOG503NU6D) translates to MDEPMNDAPGAQVKVTFTTNEADLQLPEEKRQLLVPADIRRYGLSRILNSDLMLDSGSIPFDFLVNGSFLRSSLEDYLNSEGLSLETNLTLQYVRSLIPPVFEASFEHDDWVSSVDALTATSPAGRWSGENFSRGQERILSASYDGLLRIWNASGEVLVTAPSASHGGHSASIKAAKFISSTQIASTGMDRSVRVWKYTDPGASGQAELKPTLELYGHRASVDSLEVHGPSKRLLTASADGSVALWSASKSSSPEADASLLPNAHTSKRRKVASSVTTPQRGPLFLMQIHNAPATAAVFDPRDHTVGYSVSQDHTVKTLDLTTGSVVANLTLSHSLLSLCAIPRSNGAPLLAVGTSARHITLVDPRASAATTSVMTLRGHTNKVVALAANPENEYSLVSGSHDGTCRIWDLRSVRPASGGESEGGGGVM